The genome window TTAGGCAGAACAAGGCGAGGACTATCTTGCAACATCTTAGTGAAGCGTGGCGCTGTTGGAAAGCCAACATACCATGGAAGGTAAGCTAATCTAAtgtggaggagaggagaggagagcttATGTATGATCTCGTGGATTCTCGTTCGCTTCTTCTTCCCGTGGGTTGAGTCATGCTGGTTTGTTTCTTTCAGGTCCCGGCACTTGCAGTGCCGATTGAGAATACGATACTTCGCTACGTAAAATCCAAGGCGGACTGGTGGACGAATGTCGCTCACTACAATCGGGAACGTATCAGAAGGGGTGCAACTGTGGATAAGACCGTTTGTCGAAAAAATCTAGGAAGATTAACTCGTTTAATTTTAAAGGCCGAGAAGGTAAAAATCAAATTCAGTTTGCTTTCAGTCTTTGACTTCACCCTGATGGGCTCTCCATCATACACATcatatgacttttgacatttgtctACTCCGATTGTCTATTTTCTCATGTTCTTGCATCCTTTATATTCGTTCGACATCTAGTCTGGCGTCGTATGTTTTGGCTCCCTTTTGGGGGCAAAAGCATTTTCTTACCTGTTCGACAAATCACATTTCCTTTCTATTTGCAGGAAAGGCAACACAACTACTTGAAAGATGGTCCGTACATCACCCCGGAAGAAGCTGTGGTCATCTACACCACGACAGCCCATTGGCTGGAATCAAGGAAGTTTTCTCCTATACCGTTTCCACCACTGTGGTACAAACATGACACCAAACTTCTTGTGCTTGCACTAGAGAGGCTGAAGGAGTCTTACAGTGTGGCAGTGAGACTGAATCAATCGCAAAGGGAAGAATTGGGTCTTATCGAACAAGCATACGACAACCCTCACGAGGCTCTATCCAGGATAAAACGTCACTTGTCAAGCCAGCGTGTCTTCAAGGAGGTAAACCAAACCCCCGCCAGCCGTTTGTTTTAATGTCTCATGACCCGTCTTACAGTTTTGCAATTTAACATCCAATACGTACGCACGCATCTTTCACAGGTCGGCATCGAGTTTATGGATCTGTACAGTCATCTGCTTCCTGTTTATGAGATTGAACCTCTCGAGAAAATCACAGATGCGTACCTTGATCAGTATTTGTGGTACGAAGGTGACAGACGACAACTGTTCCCTAATTGGGTCAAGCCTGCGGATTCCGAACCGCCTCCTCTGCTGGTGTACAAATGGTGTCAAGGTATAAATAACTTGCAAGCGATATGGGATGCAAGTGATGGCCAGTGCGTGGTGGTGTTGCAAACAAAGTTTGAGAAGCTCTTGGAGAAAATTGATTTGATCTTGCTTAAGAGGTAAATCATTCGTCGTCCTCTTTCTTGCAAATTTATGCATTAAACTCACTCCTACTTCCATTTCCTTATCCGATTCACCGTTTGCAGGCTTTTATGTTTGGTTCTCGAACCATCACTTGCTGAGTATATAACTGGTAAAAACAATGTCGTTTTGTCATACAAGGATATGAGCCATACGAACAGCTACGGTCTCATTCCCGGTCTGCAAGTCGCctcctttgttgtgcaatattATGGGCTTGTGCTTGATCTGTTGCTTCTTGGTTTGACCCGAGCCACTGAAATTGCCGGTCCTTCTCGGATGCCCAATGAATTCATTACTTATGCAGACACCAGAGTTGAGACCAGGCATCCCATTCGATTGTATTCCCGTTACATTGATAGAGTACACATGTTGTTTCGTTTCTCTCGTGAAGAGGCACGTGACCTAATTCAGCGGTATCTTATCGAACATCCTGATCCAAACAACGAGAATATGGTTGGGTATAACAATAAGAAGTGTTGGCCAAGAGATGCAAGAATGAGGCTGATGAAACATGATGGTACATCTCTTTGCCGCCTTAGCCTATCTATCTATTTAGCTTTTAGTTTCTGCTCTTTCTTTtctcggtggtggtggtggtgctgctgctgTGTGTTTGAAGTTTTATTGGTTCATGAATCTGTTCGTGACTTTATTACCTGGACATTACAGTGAACCTCGGACGAAGTGTGTTTTGGGATATGAAGAATCGACTACCTCCAAGTATCACGACATTGGAATGGGAAAACAGCTTTGTTTCTGTTTATAGCAAGGACAATCCAAATCTTCTTTTCAGCATGTAAGGCTATTTCCTCCTGCATTTCTTTTCTCTTCAGTATGTTTTATGGCAACTCAGATCAGAGTGGTGTGCTGTAGTTTCAATTTTATTATGTATGTCTTTGCATGCTTGAAATTTATCTTTCCCAAAACGTTTAATTACATGCCCCTCATATTTTGATTGTCAAATGCCGTGTGTAGCTCTTCATCGTTGCTGCCCCtcatattttctctctctctctctctctctgccttaaATTGTAGCTCTTCATCATTGCTGCCTTAAATTTAGCTTGCACATCTGATGCAACCATGCAGAGAGCTCCACCGATTAATTTCTGAAAGAGTTCCTTTGTTGCTTCGAGTTGTTGTTTTTATCACTACCTCATCTGTGTATCAGCATGTGTGTAAGTATAAGCTATGTACAAACTTGTACTGTTTTTTCCTTGTTTTTGGTGCTAACAAAATATGAAGTGTGTTATTTTGCTTATTAAATGAGTACTTATATATTCAGTGCTATACACCCATTATGCCTCGTAAGACggctttttattcttttattcacTTTTCTCTTGTTCCTTTTTCGGATATTCTGGGTACCGAACTATCTTTTAGCGATCAAACTTTTTCTTATAGAAGCAATCTAGTTTTCAAAGCTTCGGTAACATTTATTCATCATCGTTTGTTGTTCGTAATGGATTGACTGTAGGTGTGGATTTGAGGTTCGGATATTGCCTAAAGTACGAATGGCTCCGGAGGCTGCTTTCGGTAACACAAAAGATGGAGTGTGGAACCTGCAAAATGAGCAAACCAAAGAGAGAACAGCGATGGCTTTCTTGCGTGTCGATGACGAACAACTGAAGGTGTTTGAGAATCGTGTACGGCAGATCCTTATGTCTTCAGGATCTACCTCTTTCACTAAGATTGTTAACAAATGGAATACGGCTCTTATTGGTACTCCCAAACTGACTCTCTAGCTTTCTATATCATACGGAGGCTCTATTGCTTAATTTATGTACTGTTTTTACTTGTTCGACAGGTCTTATGACGTATTTCCGAGAAGCAACCGTGCACACGCAGGAGTTGCTGGATTTGCTGGTCAAGTGTGAAAACAAGATACAGACCCGTATTAAAATCGGATTAAATTCAAAGATGCCTagcaggtaaaaaaaaaaaaaaagcattttattttttgtattcacCAACTTTGCTGGTAtcgtcgacgacgacgacgacgacgacaatctCTGTGTGTGCTGACGTTTCTTCTGGTCAACAGATTTCCTCCTGTCATTTTTTACACGCCAAAGGAGATTGGAGGCCTTGGCATGTTGTCTATGGGTCACGTATTGATCCCACAGAGTGACCTGCGGTATAGCCAGCAAACAGATGTTGGAGTGACACATTTCAGGAGTGGTATGAGTCATGAGGAAGATCAACTTATTCCCAATCTTTACCGTTACATACAGGTTTTGTTTAATCAAACATCTTGgttttcgaatatatatatatatttcatatttgctCATCTTGCACGGTGGCCTTTTTCTGATTTCTCCAGCCCTGGGAGAGTGAGTTTATCGATTCACAGCGTGTTTGGGCTGAATACGCATCGAAGAGACAGGAAGCAGGGTCACAAAATAGACGGCTGACACTCGAGGATCTAGAGGTATTTGGTTTTGCACCGTGAGTCAGTGGTGTACTCTTCTTACGTTAATCGAAAATAAAATTTCTTCAACCAAACCAAGATGATCCGTTTGCCCTGCGACTGCCGCTATCGCCATTGCCACTACTAATTCAAGTTTTGACGTGCTGTGCTGCGCTGTGCTGTAGGATTCCTGGGACAGGGGCATTCCTCGAATCAACACCCTCTTCCAGAAAGACCGCCATACTCTGGCGTATGACAAGGGATGGAGAGTTCGTACCGAATTTAACAAGTATCAAGTTTTGAAGCAGAATCCATTTTGGTGGACCCACCAACGGCATGATGGAAAGCTTTGGAACTTGAACAATTACCGGACCGACGTGATCCAAGCGCTGGGCGGCGTCGAAGGAATTCTTGAACATACATTGTTTAAAGGCACATAGTAAGTAGAAATTGGGGAGGGGGGGCATCATCGTCCTAGTAAAGTATTCATTTCATTTGACATCGTATTATTCGTCCTGTTATTCACCTTTTCTTTCAAGCTGATCGTGGCTATTATTATTATGTATTCATTCCAGTTTCCCGACATGGGAGGGTCTCTTCTGGGAGAAGGCATCTGGATTCGAGGAGTCCATGAAGTACAAGAAACTTACAAACGCGCAACGATCGGGTCTAAATCAAATTCCAAACCGCAGGTTTACCTTGTGGTGGTCTCCCACCATAAATCGTGCAAACGTGTATGTGGGCTTCCAGGTGCAGCTTGATCTGACGGGAATATTTATGCACGGAAAAATTCCTACTTTGAAGATATCTTTGATCCAGATATTTCGTGCTCATCTTTGGCAAAAGATTCATGAGAGTGTTGTCATGGACCTTTGTCAAGTTTTGGATCAAGAGTTGGATGCACTGGAGATTGAGACGGTGCAAAAAGAGACTATACACCCAAGAAAAAGTTACAAGATGAACAGTTCCTGTGCTGATATTCTTCTCTTTGCTGCACATAGATGGCCCATGTCCAAGCCAAGCCTGGTTGCCGAGTCAAAGGATGTTTTCGATCAAAAAGCAAGCAATAAATACTGGATCGATGTGCAACTTCGTTGGGGGGACTATGATTCCCATGACATAGAACGTTATGCTAGGGCCAAGTTCATGGATTACACAACGGACAACATGTCCATATATCCGGCACCCACTGGTATCGATTGCCGCATTCGGCACATGTATCTTATGGGGTCATTTgggaagttgctaaatgatgatcTTTCTTGTGTGTTTTTGCAGGCGTCATGATCGGATTAGATTTGGCATATAACCTTCACTCAGCCTTCGGCAATTGGTTCCCTGGGTCGAAGCCTTTATTGGCTCAAGCAATGAACAAGATTATGAAGGTATattagttcttcttcttcttcttcttcttcttcttcttcttcttcttcttcttcttcttttacctgCGACCTTCAATTGTTTTGCTTACTCTCTCTCATGTTTTCATGCAGTCAAATCCGGCATTATATGTCCTGAGGGAGCGCATAAGGAAAGGTCTACAGTTGTACTCATCCGAGCCAACCGAGCCTTATCTTTCGTCACAAAACTACGGAGAAATTTTCAGCAGCCAAATTAAATGGTTTGTCGACGACACTAATGTGTATAGAGTAACAATACATCGAACTTTCGAGGGAAATCTCACCACTAAGCCCATAAATGGCGCCATCTTTACATTCAATCCGAGAACAGGACAGCTATTTCTGAAGGTTTACCGATTTCTTTAAAACCTAGCTCAGCTTGGTTTTGAGCTGTGTTTGATTTTGTTGAGGTTCAGACTTGTGGTTGGTTGGTATCTTGCAGGTCATCCATACGAGCGTGTGGGCAGGGCAGAAACGGCTGGGTCAGCTGGCCAAGTGGAAAACCGCAGAAGAAGTAGCTGCTCTTGTGCGGTCATTGCCAGTGGAAGAGCAACCAAAACAAATCATCGTCACTCGCAAAGGAATGCTGGATCCTCTAGAGGTCCATTTGCTCGATTTCCCCAACATCGTAATCAAGGGGAGTGAGCTACAGTTGCCTTTCCAGGCTTGCTTGAAGATCGACAAGTTTGGTGATCTGATTTTAAAGGCTACCGAACCTCAGATGGTTCTATTTAATATCTACGATGATTGGCTGAAGACTATCTCATCGTACACTGCCTTCTCCCGTCTCATATTGATTCTGCGGGCGCTGCACGTGAACAATGAGAAAGCAAAGATGTTACTGAAGCCTGACAAGACCGTCATCACCCAACCTCACCATATCTGGCCTTCTCTAACGGACGATGAGTGGATGAAGGTAACCTTCCTTAGAATGAATTATTCATTCGATAGCGCCTTTTATTATTGCCTTCCTTCCTTTACCATGTAAAGATAATGTTATGGGTTAACGAGGGAAAGATCTGATTCAGGTGGAAGTCGCACTGAGAGACCTCATTCTTTCAGACTACTCCAAGAAGAATAATGTGAATACATCTGCGCTAACACAGTCTGAAATCCGTGACATAATACTCGGTGCGGAGATTGCTCCACCCTCGCAGCAGAGACAACAGATGGCCGAAATCGAGAAACAGGTTTTGTATTCGGTCATGCGTGCTTTGCTTGCTTAAAATTCTATTTCGTATTTTGAGTTCGTAATGGATGGCTTTCTCTCGGCTGTTGTA of Musa acuminata AAA Group cultivar baxijiao chromosome BXJ1-7, Cavendish_Baxijiao_AAA, whole genome shotgun sequence contains these proteins:
- the LOC103974786 gene encoding pre-mRNA-processing-splicing factor 8A-like → MAPPGMMPGPRMAPPPPAVQPPYSIPPSPGELEAQLVEKARKWHQFNAKRYGEKRKFGFVETQKEDMPPEHVRKIIRDHGDMSSKKHRYDKRVYLGALKFVPHAVYKLLENMPMPWEQVRNVKVLYHTTGAITFVNEIPWVAEPIYLAQWGTMWIMMRREKRDRRHFKRMRFPPFDDEEPPLDYADNLLDVEPLEAIQIELDDEEDAAVYSWFYDHKPLVKTKLINGPSYRRWYLSLPIMANLHRLAGQLLSDLIDRNYFYLFDMESFFTAKALNMCIPGGPKFEPLYRDTEKGDEDWNEFNDINKLIIRQPLRTEYRIAFPHLYNNRPRKVKLSPYHGPKIMYIKAEDPDLPVFYFDPLINPISWKKVQHENDEEDFFLPQGVEPLLHETPIYTDTTAAGISLLFAPHPFNMRSGRTRRAEDIALVSEWYKEHCPPSYPVKVRVSYQKLLKCFVLNELHHRPPKAHKKKHLFRSLQATKFFQTTQLDWVEAGLQVCQQGYNMLNLLIHRKSLNYLHLDYNFNLKPVKTLTTKERKKSRFGNAFHLCREILRLTKLVVDANVQFRLGNVDAFQLADGLHYIFSHVGQLTGMYRYKYRLMRQIRMCKDLKHLIYYRFNTGPVGKGPGCGFWAPTWRVWLFFLRGIVPLLERWLANLLARQFQGRHSEGVAKTVTKQRVESHFDLELRAAVMHDILDAMPEGIRQNKARTILQHLSEAWRCWKANIPWKVPALAVPIENTILRYVKSKADWWTNVAHYNRERIRRGATVDKTVCRKNLGRLTRLILKAEKERQHNYLKDGPYITPEEAVVIYTTTAHWLESRKFSPIPFPPLWYKHDTKLLVLALERLKESYSVAVRLNQSQREELGLIEQAYDNPHEALSRIKRHLSSQRVFKEVGIEFMDLYSHLLPVYEIEPLEKITDAYLDQYLWYEGDRRQLFPNWVKPADSEPPPLLVYKWCQGINNLQAIWDASDGQCVVVLQTKFEKLLEKIDLILLKRLLCLVLEPSLAEYITGKNNVVLSYKDMSHTNSYGLIPGLQVASFVVQYYGLVLDLLLLGLTRATEIAGPSRMPNEFITYADTRVETRHPIRLYSRYIDRVHMLFRFSREEARDLIQRYLIEHPDPNNENMVGYNNKKCWPRDARMRLMKHDVNLGRSVFWDMKNRLPPSITTLEWENSFVSVYSKDNPNLLFSMCGFEVRILPKVRMAPEAAFGNTKDGVWNLQNEQTKERTAMAFLRVDDEQLKVFENRVRQILMSSGSTSFTKIVNKWNTALIGLMTYFREATVHTQELLDLLVKCENKIQTRIKIGLNSKMPSRFPPVIFYTPKEIGGLGMLSMGHVLIPQSDLRYSQQTDVGVTHFRSGMSHEEDQLIPNLYRYIQPWESEFIDSQRVWAEYASKRQEAGSQNRRLTLEDLEDSWDRGIPRINTLFQKDRHTLAYDKGWRVRTEFNKYQVLKQNPFWWTHQRHDGKLWNLNNYRTDVIQALGGVEGILEHTLFKGTYFPTWEGLFWEKASGFEESMKYKKLTNAQRSGLNQIPNRRFTLWWSPTINRANVYVGFQVQLDLTGIFMHGKIPTLKISLIQIFRAHLWQKIHESVVMDLCQVLDQELDALEIETVQKETIHPRKSYKMNSSCADILLFAAHRWPMSKPSLVAESKDVFDQKASNKYWIDVQLRWGDYDSHDIERYARAKFMDYTTDNMSIYPAPTGVMIGLDLAYNLHSAFGNWFPGSKPLLAQAMNKIMKSNPALYVLRERIRKGLQLYSSEPTEPYLSSQNYGEIFSSQIKWFVDDTNVYRVTIHRTFEGNLTTKPINGAIFTFNPRTGQLFLKVIHTSVWAGQKRLGQLAKWKTAEEVAALVRSLPVEEQPKQIIVTRKGMLDPLEVHLLDFPNIVIKGSELQLPFQACLKIDKFGDLILKATEPQMVLFNIYDDWLKTISSYTAFSRLILILRALHVNNEKAKMLLKPDKTVITQPHHIWPSLTDDEWMKVEVALRDLILSDYSKKNNVNTSALTQSEIRDIILGAEIAPPSQQRQQMAEIEKQAKEDSRLTAVTSRTTNVHGDELIVTTTSPYEQQAFGSKTDWRVRAISAANLHLRVSHIYVNSDDAKETGYTYIIPKNVLKKFIGIADLRTQISGYLYGLSPQDNPRVKEIRCIVMPPQWGTHQQVHLPSALPEHDVLNDLEPLGWMHTQPNELPQLSPQDVTAHARILENNKQWDGEKCIILTCSFTPGSCSLTAYKLTPSGYEWGRVNKDTGSNPHGYLPTHYEKVQMLLSDRFLGFYMVPDDGPWNYNFMGVKHTVSMRYGVKLGTARDYYHEDHRPTHFLEFTNLEEGGAAEADREDAFS